The following are encoded in a window of Rubellicoccus peritrichatus genomic DNA:
- a CDS encoding SUMF1/EgtB/PvdO family nonheme iron enzyme: MSDGDKQPAQKPPPGRAYEVLTPGEKFGDYQILKCLSYDLMGSFYRVRRARETEERTIFVLPPLVGDDASFRGRFDWTCAQLKEMEHESIFAVRDAGVVKERFTLFSDDFDGQNIADYLEAHAREKAKANSNEHDDELLADQQVGLPQEEVKQIVRSVVEALVYAHEHKVLHLNLNPTNILRAKDGTIKVTGFGLMNMAGKTLFEALVSAGIPPISLGPRRIRINTVDILSPETRLGKKGDQRSDIYALGLTAYWLLTGRKPVFDYEPPSNFVEGLEPGWDMLIAKCLERDPNKRYQSAAAVVRDLNRLSQLHLSPVPEEAGTKETRNILKHIDFIPVPKKIKAKGTVYARAFRLGVIGVFSIVLSSIITSFYNVVFSDELGGEGPVAVKVEGDKTPRLSIMVAPKNASIQFAKENLTFITRDGKLPLNVLPGNYRLVIKSPKHVTTKKLIEVGDEPQTLAIKLKPDWATVDITTVPGAIVTATDKEGVSYNLGAADAEGKLRITEQLYSGVYTLNLTKDAYKPFIQEGFEITGGQDVIEANFPLEPIPGTLRVRSKPTGADIIVDGEIIGQTNFTAEDLPVMEEFFVALQKPGYRKKILAVELKPSTRTILDFGDLVQMSGTLIPALTFDGQPATKEQMDETQFVVEAKSEWWDEKMAYSGAMAKGNTMTFENVPIGKITLTIKHPEYSTLERQFDLPDQARFKLPLNMTAKPAVITISPHPANLALRLIVNGRNRELTDKRQFAVKPNQTYELQLEAPEHIPVKRTVKLEPNEKFTWDATLQPFPGPAEGESFTIPYTGEVRINPVPAGSFTMGSPLQEPSRLPEEGPQTQVEISKPFWISTHEITQAQYKAVTKDNPSNFKSDDRPVDSVTWRDAMKFAKAINQREAKGGRVPEGYEYRLPTEAEWEYAARAGSDSPFHWGDTANNTRANFKGEYPRDFTSSELDESEVYGSVPVGNFEPNAYGLYDMHGNVREWTLDYFNGRLPGGIQTDWLQPMSNSRRVVRGGGWEDFAIRSRSASRGDGQRENTKSSATGIRLVLAPKLNLPK; encoded by the coding sequence ATGAGCGACGGCGACAAGCAACCAGCCCAGAAACCGCCCCCCGGAAGAGCCTACGAGGTCCTGACCCCCGGGGAAAAGTTTGGCGACTACCAGATACTTAAGTGCCTTTCCTATGACCTGATGGGGAGCTTTTACCGGGTGCGCCGCGCTCGCGAAACAGAGGAGAGAACGATATTTGTCCTCCCACCACTGGTTGGCGATGATGCAAGTTTCCGAGGGCGCTTTGACTGGACCTGCGCCCAGTTGAAGGAGATGGAGCATGAGAGCATCTTCGCAGTTCGAGATGCTGGCGTCGTAAAAGAGCGATTCACCCTCTTCTCCGATGACTTTGATGGTCAGAATATTGCTGACTACCTTGAAGCCCACGCTCGTGAGAAAGCCAAGGCGAATTCCAATGAGCACGACGACGAATTACTTGCCGACCAGCAGGTTGGGCTACCACAGGAGGAAGTTAAACAGATCGTTCGATCCGTGGTGGAAGCCCTTGTCTATGCTCACGAGCATAAAGTGCTTCATCTCAATCTAAATCCGACCAATATTTTACGAGCCAAGGACGGCACCATCAAAGTGACCGGATTTGGGCTCATGAATATGGCTGGCAAGACCCTTTTCGAGGCTCTGGTATCTGCCGGAATTCCACCCATTTCCTTAGGGCCTCGCCGTATTCGGATCAACACCGTCGATATCCTCTCGCCAGAAACGCGATTAGGAAAAAAAGGCGATCAGCGTTCCGATATTTATGCCCTTGGACTGACCGCTTACTGGCTATTGACCGGTAGAAAACCTGTCTTCGACTATGAGCCGCCTTCCAATTTTGTAGAAGGTCTCGAACCGGGGTGGGACATGCTGATTGCAAAATGTCTCGAGCGCGACCCCAATAAGCGTTACCAAAGTGCGGCCGCGGTTGTTCGAGACCTGAATCGCCTCAGCCAGCTACATCTGAGTCCGGTTCCCGAGGAAGCCGGAACCAAAGAAACCCGGAACATCCTTAAACACATTGATTTCATCCCGGTCCCCAAGAAAATCAAGGCGAAGGGAACGGTCTATGCCAGAGCTTTCCGCTTAGGGGTTATCGGCGTCTTCAGCATCGTGCTGTCGTCAATCATTACCTCCTTCTATAACGTCGTCTTTTCTGATGAACTGGGTGGAGAAGGGCCTGTCGCAGTTAAGGTCGAAGGTGATAAAACACCTAGGCTTAGCATAATGGTCGCACCTAAAAATGCGAGTATTCAGTTTGCGAAGGAAAACCTCACTTTCATTACCCGGGACGGCAAACTCCCACTCAACGTCCTACCCGGCAACTATCGCTTGGTAATCAAATCTCCCAAGCATGTGACGACCAAAAAACTGATTGAAGTCGGTGACGAACCGCAAACCCTCGCTATCAAACTGAAACCCGACTGGGCGACGGTGGACATCACCACGGTGCCTGGAGCGATTGTAACCGCGACGGATAAAGAAGGCGTGAGCTACAACCTTGGAGCGGCAGATGCGGAAGGCAAATTGCGTATTACCGAACAGCTTTACAGTGGCGTCTACACATTGAACCTGACGAAAGACGCCTACAAACCATTCATTCAGGAAGGCTTTGAAATCACTGGAGGTCAGGATGTGATCGAAGCCAATTTCCCCCTGGAACCAATCCCTGGCACTCTGCGAGTCCGGTCCAAACCGACTGGTGCCGACATCATAGTGGATGGAGAAATTATTGGTCAGACCAACTTCACCGCTGAAGATCTTCCAGTGATGGAAGAATTCTTCGTTGCCCTGCAGAAGCCAGGCTACCGAAAGAAGATCCTTGCCGTTGAACTCAAACCAAGCACCAGGACCATTCTCGACTTTGGAGACTTGGTTCAAATGTCCGGCACCCTCATCCCAGCCCTCACTTTTGATGGCCAACCGGCTACAAAGGAACAGATGGATGAGACTCAGTTCGTCGTCGAAGCCAAGAGCGAATGGTGGGATGAAAAAATGGCCTACAGCGGTGCCATGGCAAAGGGCAATACGATGACATTTGAAAATGTCCCCATTGGTAAAATCACTCTAACGATAAAGCACCCTGAGTATTCCACGCTTGAGCGCCAGTTTGATTTGCCGGACCAGGCACGTTTCAAGTTGCCACTCAACATGACGGCAAAGCCAGCAGTCATTACGATCAGCCCACATCCAGCCAACCTTGCCCTGAGGTTAATCGTCAACGGACGTAACCGCGAACTAACTGACAAACGTCAGTTTGCGGTAAAACCAAACCAGACCTACGAGCTTCAACTGGAAGCCCCGGAACATATACCAGTTAAGCGAACGGTAAAACTGGAGCCCAATGAAAAGTTCACCTGGGACGCAACATTACAACCGTTTCCAGGGCCGGCCGAAGGCGAGTCTTTTACCATCCCTTATACCGGGGAGGTTCGAATTAATCCGGTCCCAGCCGGTAGCTTCACCATGGGCAGCCCACTTCAGGAACCTTCAAGACTTCCGGAAGAAGGTCCCCAAACCCAAGTGGAGATCAGCAAACCATTTTGGATCAGTACGCATGAAATCACGCAGGCCCAATACAAAGCAGTAACCAAGGATAATCCATCAAATTTCAAGAGTGATGACCGCCCCGTTGACTCTGTTACCTGGCGGGACGCCATGAAATTTGCAAAGGCGATCAATCAAAGAGAAGCCAAGGGCGGACGTGTACCTGAAGGCTACGAGTACCGCTTACCAACAGAGGCAGAATGGGAGTACGCCGCACGAGCAGGAAGCGATAGCCCTTTCCATTGGGGAGATACTGCCAACAACACCAGGGCGAATTTCAAAGGCGAGTATCCGCGCGACTTCACTTCCAGTGAATTGGATGAATCTGAAGTCTACGGCAGTGTGCCTGTTGGTAACTTCGAACCCAATGCATATGGTCTCTATGACATGCATGGTAATGTCCGCGAATGGACTCTGGACTATTTCAACGGGCGCTTGCCCGGTGGCATTCAAACAGACTGGCTCCAACCAATGAGCAATAGCCGGCGCGTAGTCCGTGGTGGTGGCTGGGAAGACTTTGCCATCCGCAGCCGATCCGCGTCACGTGGTGATGGCCAAAGGGAGAACACTAAGTCTTCGGCCACCGGTATACGGCTCGTCCTCGCTCCAAAACTGAATCTACCAAAGTGA
- a CDS encoding CPBP family intramembrane glutamic endopeptidase, whose translation MNTNRWTWQTSGLLVLIVIELLYIAATRYLLVIFNNVNDIELEAIRTVLRLTSALVTWLLFKDVALDAIRKGKLSLKGLAWQSSLPLLAIILFLSIPVIIGNWNLNQDGTRLFFALSSFPVGLREELVYRGVLLTILTKRFGFITGLIISTIAFTFYHYGALPWTVFNIVQYVTAGVLLSALFWATKSLWLVIWIHTIYDAIWCYTPFLSPPMHISTGFLILYITTGLATVWIFLGYIKNRQFGKI comes from the coding sequence GTGAACACGAACCGCTGGACATGGCAGACCTCTGGACTGCTTGTCCTGATCGTGATTGAGCTGCTTTATATTGCTGCGACTCGGTATCTCCTGGTTATCTTCAACAATGTAAACGACATCGAGCTTGAGGCAATCCGGACCGTTCTTCGCTTGACCTCTGCACTGGTCACCTGGCTGCTATTCAAAGATGTCGCCTTGGATGCAATCCGGAAGGGTAAGCTTTCATTGAAAGGCTTAGCATGGCAATCCAGTCTCCCCTTGCTTGCGATCATTCTCTTTCTCAGCATTCCTGTAATCATAGGCAACTGGAACCTCAATCAGGATGGAACGCGTCTATTCTTTGCGTTAAGCAGTTTCCCGGTCGGACTTCGTGAAGAATTAGTTTACCGGGGAGTTCTATTAACGATTCTCACAAAACGTTTTGGCTTCATTACCGGACTGATCATCTCAACAATTGCATTCACATTTTACCACTATGGAGCCCTCCCCTGGACGGTATTCAATATCGTTCAATACGTCACTGCGGGAGTACTCCTCAGCGCATTATTTTGGGCAACGAAAAGCCTATGGCTCGTCATTTGGATTCATACAATTTATGACGCAATATGGTGCTACACACCATTTCTCTCGCCTCCAATGCACATATCAACAGGATTCTTAATCCTCTATATCACCACCGGCTTAGCCACTGTATGGATTTTTCTGGGATACATAAAGAATCGTCAATTTGGTAAAATTTAG
- a CDS encoding MFS transporter, with protein sequence MPLITDNNRKWWVLASVGGVLGMVILDQTVVGVALPRMQEDLGMTQVSSHWIVNAYLIIFAAVAVAGGRLGDYIGLKLAFVIGLSVFGLTSLAAGFAQDGTTIIIARSLQGIGAAIIFPTSVSMITKVFPPEQRGLAYGIQTATGGIFMSLGPFVGGLFTDLLSWRWIFWINLPLVLFVIFVTLKVWGKTPRDTQLPRFDFAGLILITLGLATLVLGLMQSAVWGWTNVATITAFASSAILLLAFIVFETRIASPLIDLSLFRVPQFTGSDLVVFTGNYNQICVIIFVALFFQEVLGMDPLIAGTCLLVAVVPTLFTSILSGKLADRFPIKWVALSGLFINSSAVLWIGFVSRSDSYALIIAPLILWGLSLPFQFAPTRRAAMSAVPEDKRGQASGINLTSQLLGGAIGVAVSSTILAGTGRYDVLFWTAGSFSMLILAIGWFTLKKESPT encoded by the coding sequence TTGCCTCTAATCACTGACAACAACAGAAAATGGTGGGTTCTCGCATCGGTTGGCGGAGTCCTTGGGATGGTGATTCTGGATCAAACCGTAGTTGGTGTTGCGCTCCCCAGAATGCAGGAAGACCTCGGCATGACTCAGGTATCCTCGCACTGGATCGTCAATGCCTACTTGATCATCTTTGCTGCAGTGGCGGTAGCAGGTGGAAGACTCGGCGATTACATCGGCCTTAAGCTGGCCTTTGTGATCGGCCTCTCAGTTTTTGGCCTGACTTCGCTTGCGGCAGGCTTTGCCCAAGACGGGACAACCATCATTATCGCACGAAGCCTGCAAGGCATCGGAGCTGCCATTATATTCCCGACTTCTGTCTCGATGATAACCAAAGTGTTCCCACCAGAACAGCGTGGCTTGGCTTATGGAATCCAGACTGCAACAGGTGGTATATTCATGTCACTCGGCCCGTTCGTTGGCGGGCTCTTTACAGACCTGCTTTCGTGGAGATGGATCTTCTGGATTAATTTGCCACTGGTCTTATTCGTGATCTTCGTTACCCTGAAAGTATGGGGCAAAACCCCACGCGACACTCAGTTGCCACGCTTTGATTTTGCCGGACTCATTCTAATTACACTTGGTCTCGCAACCCTTGTTCTTGGACTGATGCAAAGCGCTGTATGGGGTTGGACAAATGTCGCGACCATCACGGCATTTGCATCAAGTGCGATTCTGCTGTTGGCATTTATAGTTTTCGAAACACGCATCGCATCACCACTGATTGATCTCTCTTTGTTCAGAGTTCCACAATTCACTGGCAGCGACCTCGTTGTCTTCACAGGAAACTATAACCAGATTTGTGTCATCATTTTCGTCGCCCTCTTTTTCCAGGAAGTGCTCGGGATGGACCCGCTCATCGCTGGAACATGCCTTCTTGTTGCCGTGGTGCCGACACTTTTCACTTCGATTCTTTCTGGGAAACTGGCAGATCGCTTTCCCATCAAATGGGTTGCCCTGAGTGGGCTCTTTATCAACTCATCTGCAGTACTTTGGATTGGCTTTGTTTCTCGATCTGATAGCTACGCTCTCATAATTGCACCGCTCATACTCTGGGGGCTCTCCCTACCCTTTCAATTTGCACCAACCAGACGCGCAGCCATGAGTGCTGTCCCGGAAGACAAACGTGGTCAGGCCAGCGGCATAAATCTAACATCTCAGCTCCTTGGTGGAGCCATCGGCGTTGCCGTTAGCAGTACGATACTTGCAGGCACAGGCCGATATGATGTTCTCTTTTGGACAGCAGGCAGTTTCTCCATGCTGATCCTTGCAATTGGCTGGTTTACCCTGAAAAAAGAATCGCCAACATAA
- a CDS encoding phosphatase PAP2 family protein → MMSSYRPYIIFCLTFLASVSFGKTTAQYLPPGAVDGIAIVGPPPKADSAEQAEDMAIVLWIQKTRTPEQIRMAQDGVILNLDNFTDALALELTNVNGALLKKTLDDVFVEVRADYNALKKHFNRQRPYTVNPKVHPCIQKEPSTSYPSGHTTRGLVYAYLLADIFPHKKAELFELGYQEGYNRVVGGVHFPSDVRAGEKLGKAYAEAILAQPAWKKATEVIKAGQPAKASSLEEKM, encoded by the coding sequence ATGATGAGCAGCTATCGTCCTTACATCATCTTTTGTCTGACTTTCCTGGCCAGCGTTTCGTTTGGTAAAACAACGGCTCAATACCTCCCGCCAGGAGCTGTTGATGGAATTGCAATCGTTGGCCCTCCACCCAAGGCCGACTCGGCAGAGCAAGCAGAGGATATGGCGATCGTCCTCTGGATTCAAAAAACCAGAACACCAGAACAAATACGCATGGCACAAGACGGTGTCATTCTCAATTTAGACAACTTTACAGATGCCCTTGCCCTCGAACTCACCAACGTGAATGGAGCGTTGCTCAAAAAGACTCTGGATGACGTCTTTGTCGAGGTACGCGCAGATTACAATGCCTTAAAGAAACACTTTAACCGGCAGCGGCCTTACACAGTGAATCCCAAAGTTCATCCATGCATTCAAAAAGAACCATCGACCAGCTACCCTAGCGGCCATACGACACGTGGTCTGGTTTACGCCTATCTTTTAGCCGATATTTTTCCTCATAAAAAGGCTGAGTTATTTGAACTAGGGTATCAGGAAGGATATAACCGGGTGGTTGGAGGTGTCCATTTCCCCAGCGATGTCAGAGCCGGCGAAAAGCTTGGGAAAGCTTATGCCGAAGCAATCCTAGCCCAGCCAGCATGGAAGAAGGCTACCGAAGTAATCAAAGCAGGACAGCCAGCAAAGGCATCCTCACTTGAGGAGAAGATGTAA